From a single Porites lutea chromosome 10, jaPorLute2.1, whole genome shotgun sequence genomic region:
- the LOC140949528 gene encoding ATP-binding cassette sub-family C member 4-like, translating into MAEKPGYESLQQMKLSDNPKEAANVLSVLSFSWMNNVFAVGNRRPLENDDLLPLINEDKTQPCTKKLIQAWNIESETRGNLEKHLLFRSLVSMFPWTDYAFLSITAFMVGVLNSLQPVFLSFLLPALISPSPEGRSRAFLYATGICFALLVRILAGQQYAYRSSLLSIRWKSAAMGMLFQKVLHLRQVDLAAFTSGYILDLVCGDLQRIDKSFISFMHLIEGITGTLFLSLFTWYLFGWKPLTCLAFLLCLVVFYSVMGSLCCRLRSRIAAITDDRLRIMNSVISGIRAVKMYVWEWMFEERVKNIRSCEMELIRWKSAILACNASLLYTVRPIAIFISLVTLVATGTPLSTYNTFIILSVISVWRVAICWSIPQPSIALADFFAGLERIQHFLEFNERKSHEKLQTTFSNRQTSKEIVNDFHLINGCLIQDDKNSKGDSHNDTSHEGNNKIRQITALDGYKSVTLHNVHCAWNSSKVYPVLKSVSLSIKGGDLVFITGHVGCGKSSLLYAILKELPPSSGRVSCNGRIAYVGQQPWVFSGTVRYNILFGQAFDSVRYNTVLESCDLLEDIQRFPDGDMTGIGEHGVMLSGGQRARVALARALYTNADIYLLDDPLSAVDPKVGRYIFEKCILGALGDKTRLMVTHTLQLLEGADRVVLMKEGSVITEGSYENLLKEGHKLQWQETGSLTGAESCKRAVIGSHVTEDVKSSGLESDEDRLIGTVSWKYYWRYLRAGLDLKSLVALSLFCILAQGSLIFPDWWLLQITRKSQDQKKQLDSFYIFAGLVGGEFFLSISRAAFLFVALLDSSANLHDSMLQAVLKAPVFFFDTNPSGRILNRFSRDIGIMDELLPDVFVDSTQLILFCVGSVVLLSVLNPWVLVGATPLIAMFILIGNYYMKTSRELKRLEALNRSSVISHFSDTLEGLVTIRAYEREGAFMEELFRCQDSHNQAWFMILSGVRWLGFRLDMLCFFLVTLVLFGQLIMESEPGVTALSLVYTLQLVVDTSQFGVIQCSEVESFMTSVERVVTYTEIEEEPGYQIQCRPSREWPDRGEIQFRGISLVYYQGGPEVLRNLSFTIQAEEKVAIAGRTGAGKSSIVAALFRMPEATGEIIIDDVSINSICLQNSRRAISVITQDPILFTGSLRMNLDPFDEYGDNELWDALEEASLTAMVQKLPWKLSEEVREGGINFSVGERQLLCLARALLKKSRIIVMDEATANVDYETDRVIQETIRAKFKQCTVITIAHRLNTIKDCDRVLVLDDGGILGFDRPENLLEKESYLF; encoded by the exons ATGGCCGAAAAACCTGGTTACGAAAGTCTACAACAGATGAAATTAAGCGACAACCCCAAAGAAGCCGCAAATGTTTTGTCCGTCCTCTCATTCTCGTGGATGAATAACGTTTTTGCGGTTGGTAATAGACGTCCTCTCGAGAACGATGACCTTTTGCCTTTAATCAACGAAGACAAAACTCAACCTTGTACCAAAAAATTGATCCAAGCGTGGAACATAGAGAGCGAGACGCGTGGAAATCTAGAGAAGCATTTGTTGTTCAGATCTTTGGTTAGCATGTTTCCCTGGACTGATTATGCGTTCTTGTCGATAACTGCTTTTATGGTTGGTGTGCTAAATTCTCTACAGCCAGTGTTCTTGAGTTTCCTGTTACCTGCGTTGATATCTCCCTCGCCTGAAGGGAGATCCCGGGCTTTTCTTTACGCCACTGGGATCTGTTTTGCTTTGCTTGTAAGAATACTAGCTGGACAACAGTACGCCTACAGGAGTTCATTGCTGTCGATTCGGTGGAAGTCAGCAGCTATGGGAATGCTCTTTCAAAAG GTTTTGCATCTCAGACAGGTGGATTTGGCAGCGTTTACAAGTGGTTACATATTGGATCTTGTTTGTGGTGATCTACAGCGCATCGATAAATCGTTTATAAGCTTCATGCACCTGATAGAAGGTATCACTGGAACGTTGTTTTTGTCGTTATTCACCTGGTATTTGTTCGGGTGGAAGCCTTTGACCTGCCTGGCGTTCCTGTTGTGCTTAGTTGTCTTTTACAGTGTAATGGGTAGCCTGTGCTGCAGGCTTCGTTCAAGAATTGCTGCCATCACCGATGATCGTCTGCGAATAATGAATTCTGTTATTTCTGGGATTCGGGCAGTAAAGATGTACGTTTGGGAATGGATGTTTGAAGAAAGAGTGAAGAACATACGAAG CTGTGAAATGGAGTTAATACGCTGGAAGAGCGCCATACTGGCTTGTAATGCTTCATTACTCTACACAGTAAGACCAATAGCCATTTTCATTTCCCTGGTAACGTTAGTTGCTACAGGAACACCACTTTCTACATATAACACGTTCATAATTTTATCAGTTATAAGCGTATGGAGAGTTGCTATTTGTTGGAGTATACCACAGCCTTCGATTGCCCTGGCCGATTTTTTTGCCGGGCTTGAACGAATTCAACATTTCTTGGAATTTAATGAAAGAAAGTCTCATGAAAAACTTCAAACAACCTTTTCAAACAGGCAAACAAGCAAGGAAATTGTTAATGACTTCCATTTGATTAACGGCTGTCTGATTCAAGACGACAAAAATAGCAAAGGTGACAGTCATAACGACACTTCTCATGaaggaaacaacaaaattaGGCAAATAACCGCTTTAGATGGATACAAAAGCGTAACACTACATAACGTACATTGCGCTTGGAATAGCAGTAAAGTTTACCCCGTCTTAAAGTCCGTGAGTCTGTCGATAAAAGGTGGGGATTTAGTTTTCATCACCGGCCATGTGGGATGCGGAAAGTCTTCACTGCTCTACGCCATCCTAAAGGAATTACCACCCTCCAGTGGCCGAGTATCATGTAATGGAAGGATTGCCTATGTTGGTCAGCAACCCTGGGTATTCTCTGGCACGGTACGATATAACATTCTGTTTGGTCAGGCATTTGACTCGGTCAGATACAACACGGTACTGGAATCATGTGACCTGCTTGAGGACATACAAAGATTCCCGGATGGAGATATGACTGGAATTGGTGAGCACGGCGTTATGCTAAGTGGAGGCCAACGCGCCCGCGTGGCCCTTGCTCGTGCATTGTACACCAACGCAGATATTTATCTGTTAGATGATCCTTTAAGCGCTGTTGACCCTAAAGTTGGGAgatacatttttgaaaagtgtaTTCTTGGCGCGCTCGGTGATAAAACCCGTTTGATGGTTACACACACTCTTCAGCTATTAGAAGGAGCGGATCGTGTAGTTTTGATGAAAGAGGGCTCCGTTATTACGGAAGGGAGTTACGAAAATCTCTTGAAAGAAGGGCACAAGTTGCAATGGCAAGAAACGGGTAGCCTTACGGGTGCAGAAAGTTGCAAACGTGCGGTTATCGGTTCGCATGTGACGGAAGATGTAAAGTCGTCTGGCTTAGAATCAGATGAAGATCGATTGATTGGTACCGTGTCCTGGAAATATTACTGGAGGTACCTGAGAGCTGGACTTGATCTCAAGTCTCTTGTTGCTCTGTCCCTTTTTTGTATCCTTGCTCAAG GCTCACTCATATTCCCCGATTGGTGGCTACTGCAAATCACGAGGAAATCACAAGATCAAAAGAAGCAGCTAGACAGCTTTTACATTTTCGCAGGACTCGTAGGAGGAGAATTTTTTCTGTCAATCTCACGAGCGGCCTTCCTCTTTGTCGCGCTATTAGACTCTTCTGCAAATCTACACGACTCTATGCTGCAAGCTGTTCTAAAAGCTCCCGTCTTTTTCTTTGATACAAACCCGTCAGGAAGAATATTGAACAGATTTTCAAGGGACATTGGGATTATGGATGAACTGTTGCCAGACGTGTTTGTAGATTCTACTCAACTCATTTTGTTCTGCGTTGGTTCGGTTGTTCTCCTTTCCGTTCTTAACCCCTGGGTTTTGGTGGGGGCCACCCCACTTATAGCCATGTTTATTTTGATTGGCAATTATTACATGAAGACGTCACGTGAGTTAAAGCGGCTTGAAGCTCTCAACAGGAGTTCAGTTATCTCCCACTTTTCTGATACCCTGGAAGGACTGGTGACTATTCGCGCTTATGAGAGGGAAGGCGCTTTTATGGAAGAGTTGTTCAG ATGTCAAGACAGCCACAATCAAGCGTGGTTCATGATTCTCTCTGGAGTTCGTTGGCTCGGATTTCGCCTTGACATGCTGTGCTTTTTTCTCGTTACTTTGGTTCTGTTTGGGCAGCTGATAATGGAGTCTGAGCCAG GTGTAACCGCTTTGTCACTGGTGTACACGCTTCAGCTGGTTGTAGACACGTCACAGTTTGGAGTCATTCAGTGCTCTGAAGTGGAAAGTTTTATGACGTCAGTGGAACGCGTTGTGACGTACACCGAGATTGAGGAGGAGCCTGGATACCAGATCCAGTGCCGGCCCTCTCGTGAATGGCCCGACAGAGGGGAAATACAATTTCGTGGCATCAGCCTTGTTTACTACCAGGGTGGGCCTGAGGTGCTGAGAAACCTCAGTTTTACTATTCAGGCGGAAGAGAAAGTAGCAATTGCTGGCCGCACGGGAGCAGGGAAGTCCTCCATTGTTGCCGCGCTTTTTCGCATGCCTGAGGCAACGGGTGAAATCATCATTGATGACGTCAGCATCAACAGCATCTGCCTCCAAAATTCACGTCGAGCGATTTCAGTTATTACCCAAGATCCTATTCTATTTACCGGCTCACTTCGCATGAATTTGGATCCCTTTGACGAGTACGGAGACAATGAATTATGGGATGCACTGGAAGAAGCGAGTCTTACAGCCATGGTGCAAAAATTGCCATGGAAACTAAGCGAGGAAGTAAGGGAAGGCGGAATCAACTTCAGTGTTGGAGAAAGACAACTTCTATGTCTGGCTCGTGCATTACTGAAGAAAAGCAGGATTATTGTCATGGACGAAGCAACAGCAAACGTCGATTACGAAACAGATCGAGTTATTCAAGAAACCATACGAGCAAAGTTCAAACAATGTACGGTTATCACGATCGCTCACCGACTAAACACTATCAAAGATTGCGACCGAGTGTTGGTTCTAGATGACGGAGGTATTTTAGGTTTTGACAGACCTGAAAACTtactggaaaaagaaagttaccTCTTTTAA